The DNA region CCCCGAAGGGAACTACCTTCGAGGTTCTGGCCATCTTTTTTTATTAGTGAATCGAGACTccttttatatgatttttttcgaaCAGATAAGGAGTTGACATGGTTTCCAGCGAAACGTAAACTAAAGGATTTTAACTTGCTCGCCATTCTTTGGGAAATTCTGTCAACAGGTTGCAACCTGTTGGTGAAAGACTTTGATTGATGGAAGCGCACCGCGAAGGGCAATTAGTCACAGTTTGATTATAGATTCAACAGGTTTGCAACTGGTAGTtgcaaaatgtgaaaaatgtggGTAACCTTTCAGGCCATTAGTAGATATAAAAATCCGCTTAGAATTCGAAAAAAGTTGTAAGAAATGCTTTTGTAGCCACGTTTTTAGAACGAAAATCTAAATTAGAATGGGTTATTCTACGTCAACAGGATACACTTTTGTTCTCGAACTGCACCGCAACTTTACATTCTCAGCTCTATTCTCCTCtgtaattattgaattattattatttttttgaatcggtCATGTCAAGTCAGTTTAAAATGATCCACCTTTTTACAAGTGTGCTTCCAAGGCTTATAGGATCTTACAGCATATGACTTTTGAAACGTTTCCGTTAAATTACTTATGAGCAATTTCAGCCttaaacaggaattttttaggtacttttttcccgaccctctccgatttcaatgaaacattgtagacatgttatcctaggcctataaaagctatttttgtgtatatggagccagttacactcgataatgacatttgagaagggcgtaagtgttttaaatatttttgtgtttcgtaatttaaatattgctgtatctcgaaccgttgcatcgtatcaaaaagtggtcagagacaaacttggAGGAATTTTGGCgggatttccgaaaaaaaacactgaacgaaaaaatcacgccacttttatgagattttttgatttttaaatttaaaagtcaaatttgtaggtgagcccacgatttttttcgttcaaaatttttgtgaaaatagcctaagatgttacaaaaagactcacgaaaaatgcaggatggagcaactcacctaaaaaatacaaaaatcattaactgaaactgtttttttcaaaagtgctctaaacgtcaaaattttcgagagtcgattctccagacaattttatataaaagtctccatattgatcattgtcctaagtccaatcctcgtgaagttacagtggttttaaaaataaaaatgttgaaaaaataggttttttatggtttttggcaatttctatatgacgaacttgatttttcagcttcgaaaatatttttaccgaaaagctcgtccaatttcccataagtttgcgattgaccacatttcaattggatttatgggcttacagatataaactaattacattgctcataattcaaacataaaatttttcagtgtagtaaagtaacctggataataaattagcttatatctgtacgCCCAtatatccaattgaaatgtggtcaaagacaaacttatggggaATTGGACGAGctattcgataaaaatattttcgaaactgaaaaatcaagtccgtcatatagaaatttccaaaaaccataaaattatttttaaaaccgctgtaacttcactaGGATTGGACTTAGTCTCCATACaaaggtcaatatggagacttttatgtaaaattgtctgaagaatcgattcccgtattcggcttttgaaaatgttgaagtttagagcacttttcaaaaaaacagtttcagtaaatgatttttgtatcttttttggtgagttgctccatcctgcatttttcgtgagtctttttgtaacatcttaggctattttcacaaaaatttaaacttttaaacttaagaaTCATAAAATcccataaaagtggagtgtttttttctttcagtgtgttttttttcggaaagcccgtcaaatttcctacaagtttgtctttgaccactttttgatacaatgctacggcttcgagatacagcaatatttaaattacgaaatacaaaaatattgaaaacatgtacgcccttctcaaatgtcattatcgagtgttactggctccatatacacaaaaatggcttatatatgcctagaataacatgtctacaatgtttcattgaaatcggagagggtcgagaaaaaagtacctaaaaaaatcctgttttgggctggaattgctcgaaagtATAAGTATCGTCAGTTGGGGTGACTCTTTGGGTCCTGTTTTTTAGTATCACAAACAATTTGAACGTTATCAATTAAATCATCAGGTGGAAATGGTCTTAGATAGCATACATTTTCCTAATGTGCTATCATGGTCGATTTGAGAATTATGCCACTCTGTTCACTTCTTTTATCAtagtttttaatgagttttgtttacaaatgttcggaaatttaatatatttttggacATCTTCTATATGGCTTATTATACTAAATGCAggggattttaaaatattgatgaGTGAGTTCAACATTGAGCAGTGTGCAATTGTTTGAAGCTATCAGGAGTTGGTTTTGATACtattttatcatatttattttgaGTGCAGTTAACTTTTATGAGAATATTTACATTAAAACTGCGATGAAATTTGTATACCAATCTTATTCCTACATCTTATGTTATTATGTTTAGTTTTCCACAAAAGACTGCATAATCGTCATGTAAGATCCAGCAGTACGAATAATCTGGAAATTAAAATggtaaaatgtatattttttttcgcacaAGAAATTTTGATTGATACGCACGGCACCGAAAGTGACTACTGATGCTTCAAAGAATGGTATTTCCACCCTGCACGGCCTTTGAGCTCGAACCATCATCATTTGGATGAGCTGACGGACTTCCCGGTCGTAGCGATACCACGAGAAATTGTATGCTCTGTGGCAAACATTTTCACTCTAAAAAGACGAAATTAGTAAATTAGAACACTGTATTTCAAAAGAGTTGTGCGCGATAAAATTACCTCTTCCATCAAAAGAGTCCCACCAAACGAATAGATGTAAATTTCTGTAAGAATTCCGAGCGAACCAAACAAGAAGATAATCCTCACTAAGATGTCAGCCTAAACCAAAGactgttaaaataaagaatGTACAAGGCTTGTAGAAGCTTACCTTGGACATAATAAGACATGCCATACCCAGCTTAACGGCGGCGATAGTGTAGCATGTAAATACGTTCGGAACGAACAACGAGGACATTTCCTGGGACATTTCAATGGCCTGATTGTGACGCTGGACGATTTGcttcaattgtttcaaaattcgcTTGTTCTCAGCGGGAACATCTTCGGAAAGGCTCTCTTCAACCTCGAGATTCTCCAGCTGCTGTTGGACTAAACGGAACTGGCTGCTGACGAGTAGACTGACGCCGATGAACAGGCCATCGCTGCCACCCAGCATGAAGCAAGGGGTAAACGTAATGTAGGACATCAGCAGGAATGTCAACTCAAACATTGGTGAGTACTTGTATTCGTATGGGAGACTGTAAATGattgggttatttttttaatatttatacaaATTACGACTTACGTTACTTGCGTTGGTAGCAGAAAGATCCGTGGGTTGTTTGGATTCATAATTGAGTTAAACAGCATCACCCCCAGTGGAAATAGTGAAAAAAAGAGACAAGTGACTAGAAAGAAGTTCTGTTCGAAATTCGTGAATTGTCGGCTCCAGTATGTAACCCATTTGTAGATTGGTTTCTCATTCTCATCAGCCTCTGTAAGTTCAAAAATGTTCATCGATTGccactagtgcgtccatcccgggaattcccgggacaaaaatcccgggatttttcctaaaccgggaattcccgaatcccgggattttctataatttgtcccgggaattcccgaaattgaaaaaaaatcatattttggtctggaaattcagatttggttgtgaaaatagtagaacaataaaatgaattaaaatatgtattcagcaaatctcagcattaaattggcatttaaggaaaaaatattataatttgaattactaggtccgcaaaatgcctagtgctttacattttttctctattattttatttttttgaaaaactggatatatttacgtatattttcgattttaaataaaaaaaaaataaatctcatatcaaattatttataatcaaacaccggcatctagggcaaatacgtacaaatgtaacgaataaatacagctattaaagcaaaaaatatttgcatgacgttttggactacttcggttgaaacagtaacagaacaaaacaatttgtacttccaaatgtattgctctaaaatcttttgtacctatttagactgtaattctgattttccctcggttggcggtagtaacttgaagataatttgtaaaatatgttttatataaaacaatgaattcaaaacttatctaaaattttacattgactggtatcattttatttattgtcgttgtttgttttctagctgttttagtcatgtcatataaaatatatataaaagaaaaaaatatgaaagaattccaaagttttttttgaataggtcctataaacatatggaaaacaaaagcttattggaccgtttcaaaaaaaaaaaaaaaactcaagaattatgtaatttgattcgcaaataaaaaaatgattaatcatactggaattaaaaatagtagttgatataaaattctaaacaccacaaagacaaaaaaaatcttttaggctattttaaaactgtcgtctttgtttagattgaagtgaggattataaccatttgatattattaagctaattcaatgattttaagcttgaaaacataacaaatataatgaaacatagattttattactgattcaaaaatttcccgggatcccgggaattcccgggattccaaaaatatttttcccgtttcccgggaaattcaaaacccgagaaaattggacgccctaattgCCACAACaccaaataaaaacatttctcaCGGTCATGCAGCTCGACAAGTTTGTCCAGAAATTTTTTCAACCTCTTCCGTCCGACGATCAAAACTGAGCACTTGAGCAGTGCCCCGACCCGGCTCAGGGTAGGTGTCATCACTTCCAGCGCCACAAACACCTCACCTTCGCGAATCTTGGCCCAGCCGTGGCGAAACTCCCAGTAGCACAGCTGAACCTGGGACCAGTAATGAAACAGGAAAACGCCAACCAGTGACCAGTGCAGAAAGCCCGAATCGCCCGGGTAGTAACCGAAGATCCTGAATGCCCTCCGTTGCGATTGCAGAGGTTCGTACCGGGATTGGCGGAATGGGTGCACGGACGATGTTTTTGGCATTCTGACAATGATTCAAACAATAAATTTGAATGGAACGCAATTGATAGATTCTTGAAACCCGTTGTATCGATATATGTTGAATGTAATCTTTATAAAGATGCGCACAAGGCACGTAAACTTGTAGACTGACCGCTAGTTTATCTGAACTTATATTAAGAGACTTTACAGACACGTtatgttatttattatttattttccctataacaaaaatgcatgtcattcaatttaaatttttttggaatcaaTTATTTAACCAAACAACTATTACCTTTCGATTCTATGTTAGATGCTTAGTGTTGCTGTTTTGCTTCGTCATCATGAAAAACTCTAAATAacctttatttatatttattatccTAGTTTGAACCACATTGCTTGGTGAATCTTCAgtcactaaaatattaaaaatagtttttgtggGTTTGAATTAAGCAATAGGCAATGAAGCAAATCGAAGGCAGTTaataaatctagattaaattttcaaaaggtcctatctgcataggaaatccATGACTGTTTgatatgaaaatttactctagaaatCAAAAATCACTTGATAAAAATTTACTGTTTATTATGACAAATTACATTCTACTGAACCTAACCTAATTTAAAAGTAACTTGTTGCAATTTAAAGCTAATGCTagatttttatagcaaaaatgtaaacatcaagCACCAAGCAGACCAagagtttgacaccccttttacacggagttcacacacactaccaaacgtttgttgtGGTAGAgttcgtgagcgccgtgtaaaaagtgacagttcgtcacaaGCAAACTAAAAACtagaaaagtgtcaaacgaaaaagtgaccaaccaccgggggttgagtgtacagaGAAACACCTTTTTtaacgcggtggcgttacgctttttgtttcgtcgatttctcttaaaccatacaatatgTTTGCAAAacgcgttttgtagatctgaacaaaacctacaaatcgcattcaaaatattgcaaaaatattgtctaGTTCCAGAGAAACtgacatatgggtcattccatctcaactgtgcacgaaaaagtgcgaatttgaaaattaccctctcagatcctgctcaaatttgccagagctgttgatactatcaaaacatgcaagaatcccgaatttcatccaaatcggaccaccccctccatttttgtacctccccaaaaaatcgactttttggcgatttttgaccaaacctcctagtttcaaacgacaataactcaggaaccacaaatcttagagggtcggtcttagactcaattttgaaggaaattggacgtagaatccatttccgtgatcaaaatttagattaatttattttttctacctgtattgcgcaattgaaaactttaaacggtcgtatctcaaaacaccccaacttattttttttatttgacctcaccatcgtgttccccggccaattttacataagaatcacttatcgacaaaaatgaatatgtttcgttccagagatatcgaattttaaagttttgtgttttcgagattacctacatcagcttcattcgccacatctgctagaagcacacaggcgggctgatcaataactgctacctggtgttctgggagatgattaatttaatttatatttttataattttacgcaaatagttATTCATATAGCTAATACCTAGAAATTctagtatgtttggcaggttaagtcctcgctcctagtttcgtccaatttacTCATttgcactatttaaacaacaaattttgcaaaacttttgatagaaactggcTTGTTCACttattattgagctatttatcactcgattgaatgccaaagcgctgatatggcaacagtagaggtacgctggaattagatgctgttcccctctcttgatcaatctatttttgcgaaaggaatatttattgggtaattttacgtgttgtttttgttttagagtacctccgaggccatgactagggcctttatcatgggcggtagcaaaatagtgccattcagcaaaaaccccaaaacctgctttattattattattattattattattattattattattattattatagtttattagtgacactttaccataatttggcaaatccgatttatgatttaaaagattgatcatattaaatcaatttttatattgtgagccagcaccatttaattaaaagaatccaagattgatataagaaaaaatactgttgttcggacggtgtcgaaatcatcgcaactaaattaggggaattagccgctttgcagcagatcaaactttgtgattttcttacatttttcagttttatactttccataaatccttttcctgctccttgtgatcgtccttcactagagtacaacgtatacacaaattttataaattttagttcatattttttactcagtaatgtatcgtgcatttattgttcagtgttactaaaaaaagtaaatctttcccagttcctgaggggaacacccttgaagagtatcggggccggcatttacaaagcggattcagtggcagtttcattctcaacttaatgttaacatgttaaggttaatgttaacattccataggtcgcctccctaaggtgtcgtgataaggtccagtttgtgacgatacactaccttcccatTACTAAGCAATCAATTCCAgaaggaaaagatcaccagttgtgttggtccgagccgggatttgaaccccgatctaccgcttacgaggcggaagcgttaccactgggctacgtggctc from Culex quinquefasciatus strain JHB chromosome 3, VPISU_Cqui_1.0_pri_paternal, whole genome shotgun sequence includes:
- the LOC6045479 gene encoding uncharacterized protein LOC6045479 isoform X3 produces the protein MKRTSTVHPFGQSQYEPLRLQRTVFRIFGYYPGDSGFLHWSMIGVFVFHFWSQAQLCYWEFQHFWANITDGDIFVALIVITPSLTRFGVLLKCTFLFVKRKRLKQLLDKLINLYDQAKPDEKSIYQSVAYWSQKFTKFELIFFLATCVFFTTIPLGLMLYQAIWSPNEPRLFLLPTHVNQFRVVQHQLELLDQEVSSKPEYSDEPASENSRVLHQLKLIADRHGQAIEIAHVMSSLFVPNVFTCYTIAAIKLGLTCLIILEAKIFVKLIFIFGSLGIVTEIFVYSYGGSKLMEESQNVGRSAYHFPWYRYDKNVRKLVQLMMIRAQRPSRVEIPFFEATIATFGMIIRTAGSYMTLVQSLVELMPKTSSVHPFRQSRYEPLQSQRRAFRIFGYYPGDSGFLHWSLVGVFLFHYWSQVQLCYWEFRHGWAKIREGEVFVALEVMTPTLSRVGALLKCSVLIVGRKRLKKFLDKLVELHDQADENEKPIYKWVTYWSRQFTNFEQNFFLVTCLFFSLFPLGVMLFNSIMNPNNPRIFLLPTQVTLPYEYKYSPMFELTFLLMSYITFTPCFMLGGSDGLFIGVSLLVSSQFRLVQQQLENLEVEESLSEDVPAENKRILKQLKQIVQRHNQAIEMSQEMSSLFVPNVFTCYTIAAVKLGMACLIMSKADILVRIIFLFGSLGILTEIYIYSFGGTLLMEESENVCHRAYNFSWYRYDREVRQLIQMMMVRAQRPCRVEIPFFEASVVTFGAIIRTAGSYMTIMQSFVEN
- the LOC6045479 gene encoding uncharacterized protein LOC6045479 isoform X2, with amino-acid sequence MKRTSTVHPFGQSQYEPLRLQRTVFRIFGYYPGDSGFLHWSMIGVFVFHFWSQAQLCYWEFQHFWANITDGDIFVALIVITPSLTRFGVLLKCTFLFVKRKRLKQLLDKLINLYDQAKPDEKSIYQSVAYWSQKFTKFELIFFLATCVFFTTIPLGLMLYQAIWSPNEPRLFLLPTHVNLPYNYQHSPEFELTFLWVTYIVFTPCFMLAGSDGLFIGVCLLVTSQFRVVQHQLELLDQEVSSKPEYSDEPASENSRVLHQLKLIADRHGQAIEIAHVMSSLFVPNVFTCYTIAAIKLGLTCLIILESQNVGRSAYHFPWYRYDKNVRKLVQLMMIRAQRPSRVEIPFFEATIATFGMIIRTAGSYMTLVQSLVELMPKTSSVHPFRQSRYEPLQSQRRAFRIFGYYPGDSGFLHWSLVGVFLFHYWSQVQLCYWEFRHGWAKIREGEVFVALEVMTPTLSRVGALLKCSVLIVGRKRLKKFLDKLVELHDQADENEKPIYKWVTYWSRQFTNFEQNFFLVTCLFFSLFPLGVMLFNSIMNPNNPRIFLLPTQVTLPYEYKYSPMFELTFLLMSYITFTPCFMLGGSDGLFIGVSLLVSSQFRLVQQQLENLEVEESLSEDVPAENKRILKQLKQIVQRHNQAIEMSQEMSSLFVPNVFTCYTIAAVKLGMACLIMSKADILVRIIFLFGSLGILTEIYIYSFGGTLLMEESENVCHRAYNFSWYRYDREVRQLIQMMMVRAQRPCRVEIPFFEASVVTFGAIIRTAGSYMTIMQSFVEN